One stretch of Chryseobacterium fluminis DNA includes these proteins:
- a CDS encoding ISAon1 family transposase, which translates to MYGVQGKTFRRQYKKSLSGFKDWLQKPHAEDWILYPENCSSSLSLDEVALSQGELYTVLTSKKAKGRKGSIVAIIKGTQSEEVIEQLLKINRKLRKNVKEITLDMAGSMKLIAKRCFPDAIKVIDRFHVQKLATEALQELRINYRWEAIEWENSLLDEAKKNREPIEIETFENGDTRKQLLARSRYLLYKSREKWTPSQMQRAEILFTEYPDLKKAYGLSDGLRKIYNQNIPKSIAMTKLAHWFRDVETSGFKSFSVLRKTIMNHYSGILNFFDRRSTNASAESFNAKIKNFRLQLRGVKDKAFFLFRLSQLFA; encoded by the coding sequence ATGTATGGGGTACAGGGAAAGACATTCCGCAGGCAATACAAAAAATCATTAAGCGGGTTCAAAGACTGGCTCCAAAAGCCCCATGCGGAAGATTGGATTCTTTATCCGGAAAATTGCTCCTCTTCTCTGTCTCTGGATGAAGTTGCTCTTTCCCAGGGAGAATTATACACGGTTCTTACTTCCAAAAAAGCAAAAGGCAGGAAAGGCAGTATTGTTGCCATTATCAAAGGTACACAGAGTGAAGAGGTCATTGAGCAGCTTCTGAAAATAAACAGGAAGCTTCGCAAAAATGTAAAGGAAATTACCCTTGATATGGCCGGGTCTATGAAGCTTATTGCCAAACGCTGTTTCCCTGATGCTATTAAGGTCATAGACCGGTTCCATGTTCAGAAGCTCGCCACTGAAGCCCTTCAGGAATTAAGGATCAACTACCGTTGGGAAGCTATAGAATGGGAAAATAGCCTGCTCGATGAAGCAAAGAAAAACAGGGAGCCTATTGAGATAGAAACGTTTGAAAACGGTGATACCCGCAAACAGCTTCTGGCAAGAAGCAGGTATTTACTCTACAAAAGCAGGGAAAAGTGGACGCCTTCTCAAATGCAGAGAGCTGAAATTTTATTTACAGAATATCCTGATTTAAAGAAGGCATATGGGTTATCGGATGGATTAAGAAAGATTTACAATCAGAATATTCCCAAATCTATTGCCATGACAAAGTTAGCGCATTGGTTCAGGGATGTTGAAACATCAGGTTTTAAATCATTCTCAGTTTTAAGAAAAACAATAATGAATCATTACAGCGGCATCTTAAACTTTTTCGACAGAAGAAGTACCAACGCTTCGGCAGAATCTTTTAATGCTAAAATTAAAAACTTCAGATTACAGCTTCGGGGAGTAAAAGACAAAGCATTTTTCCTGTTCAGACTCTCTCAACTTTTTGCATAG
- a CDS encoding APC family permease produces the protein MNHLFRRKNYSETDTSTDLLRVLGVWDIVFFGIAAIIGAGSFSSLGEAVFRGGPGVILLYLICGFACGFTALCYAEFASRIPTAGSAYTYAYASFGELIAWIIGWALIMEYSFGNIYVAFSWSDYFTSFLERMGMHIPDYLTCSYTEAQKAFKNGSENKELLNAWKTAPLLGSLKFIVDVPALVINGLITWLCYVGVKESKNFNNSLVILKLAVIILVVLVGFSYINTENWTPVSPETGIPSFMPNGFVGVMSAVSGVFFAYIGFDALSVLSEETKDPQKTLPKGMIISLVLCTFIYIALTLVLTGMVDYKKFDGVGDPLSFIFEKTNANVAWMELTVSFIAIVAITTVLLVFQMGQPRIWYAMSRDGLMPQKFQKVHPKYKTPSFATIITGIVVGVPILFTDKTFILDFTSIGTIFAFVLVCAGVLMLPAKEKIKGRFHLPYINGKLIFPAVFIGGLIGFYIWQPQFFDSLMNWSDPREGEFRASIFFFILINLAICVWTFMKNLSLIPLIGLSSCLYLLTGMSHENWFWFGIWFAIGLVIYFCYGYKNSKLGKS, from the coding sequence ATGAATCATCTATTCAGAAGGAAAAACTATTCAGAAACAGATACATCGACGGATCTTTTACGGGTTTTAGGGGTCTGGGATATTGTATTTTTCGGTATTGCGGCCATCATTGGAGCCGGAAGTTTCAGCAGTTTGGGAGAAGCCGTTTTCAGAGGAGGCCCGGGTGTTATCCTACTATATCTAATCTGTGGATTTGCGTGCGGATTTACCGCACTTTGCTATGCTGAGTTTGCCAGCAGAATTCCCACTGCCGGCTCTGCCTACACGTATGCCTATGCCAGCTTCGGGGAATTAATCGCCTGGATCATCGGATGGGCACTGATCATGGAATATTCCTTTGGAAATATCTATGTTGCTTTTTCCTGGTCCGATTATTTCACAAGCTTCCTTGAGCGCATGGGAATGCATATTCCCGATTATTTAACGTGCAGCTATACCGAAGCACAGAAGGCTTTTAAAAACGGCTCTGAAAACAAAGAACTGCTAAATGCCTGGAAAACGGCCCCATTATTAGGAAGTTTAAAATTCATTGTCGATGTTCCGGCTCTTGTGATCAACGGATTAATCACATGGCTATGTTATGTCGGAGTGAAAGAAAGTAAAAATTTCAACAATTCCTTGGTAATCTTAAAGTTAGCAGTGATTATTCTGGTCGTTCTGGTTGGTTTTTCTTACATCAATACGGAAAACTGGACGCCCGTAAGCCCTGAGACAGGGATCCCTTCTTTTATGCCGAACGGATTCGTAGGCGTCATGAGCGCTGTATCGGGAGTTTTCTTTGCCTATATCGGGTTTGATGCTCTAAGTGTGCTTTCAGAAGAAACAAAAGATCCACAAAAGACACTGCCGAAAGGAATGATCATTTCCCTGGTCCTGTGTACTTTTATTTATATTGCCTTAACCCTGGTATTAACCGGAATGGTAGATTACAAAAAATTTGACGGTGTAGGAGATCCTCTTTCATTTATTTTTGAAAAAACCAATGCCAATGTGGCGTGGATGGAACTCACCGTTTCGTTTATAGCGATTGTGGCTATCACCACCGTGTTGCTGGTTTTCCAGATGGGACAGCCCAGAATCTGGTATGCCATGAGCCGTGACGGACTTATGCCTCAAAAGTTTCAGAAGGTACACCCTAAATACAAAACACCTTCTTTTGCTACCATTATTACGGGTATTGTGGTGGGAGTTCCCATTCTGTTCACCGATAAAACATTTATTCTGGATTTTACGAGTATAGGAACCATTTTCGCCTTTGTACTGGTTTGCGCAGGGGTTCTGATGCTTCCCGCAAAGGAAAAAATAAAAGGAAGGTTCCACTTGCCTTATATTAACGGCAAACTGATCTTCCCGGCTGTTTTTATCGGAGGGCTCATTGGCTTCTACATCTGGCAGCCACAGTTTTTTGATAGTCTGATGAACTGGAGCGATCCCCGAGAAGGAGAGTTCAGGGCTTCCATTTTCTTTTTTATTTTAATTAATCTGGCCATCTGTGTCTGGACATTCATGAAGAATCTTTCATTAATTCCGTTAATAGGTTTGAGCTCATGTTTATATCTTCTTACGGGAATGAGTCATGAAAACTGGTTCTGGTTCGGGATATGGTTTGCCATAGGGCTGGTGATCTATTTCTGTTACGGTTATAAAAACAGCAAACTGGGAAAATCTTAA
- a CDS encoding DUF962 domain-containing protein, which translates to MSERIKTFREFYQFYLTEHSRMGTRIFHFLGTLLVFIVIAYVISSGKERFLWYVPIFGYGFAWFSHAVIEKNQPATFRYPIWSLISDFRLFFELLIGKQKFTGIPAAKKPWEQ; encoded by the coding sequence ATGTCTGAAAGAATAAAAACGTTCAGAGAATTCTATCAATTCTACTTAACAGAACACAGCAGAATGGGCACCCGCATTTTTCATTTTCTGGGTACTCTTTTAGTCTTTATCGTTATCGCCTATGTCATCAGTTCCGGGAAAGAAAGATTTTTATGGTATGTGCCGATTTTTGGATATGGCTTTGCCTGGTTCAGCCATGCCGTAATAGAGAAAAATCAGCCCGCGACATTCAGGTATCCTATCTGGTCACTGATTTCAGATTTCAGATTATTTTTTGAGCTGTTGATCGGCAAACAGAAGTTTACAGGAATACCGGCAGCTAAGAAGCCTTGGGAGCAATAG
- a CDS encoding TonB-dependent receptor, whose product MNKRIQLLSIIFLGLSSVAFSQIKEEKLILNKKREPEVKKIEKKKTSVETIKNYPPEEKSQNPVKYTITDVPAVSDFKTSTIQGQDVTPKFEGTAQNNYVQFGMGNYGKILGDANISARLRDRLEVGLDAHFLSTLGLKKEYPWDSKQSSTTLGAFLNSYGDKGKFNLNAEYGLNSNNYYGIYALEPGDVDLDQRVNQFKVNGYYDFYSNEILNDVRVKSSFLKDHFDAQENQVSILANLSKHAVEIGKSGINLNADLGVGLEAVNSEFAIRDNNTSNFVNTSLTPKVTFRKGESYLMLGSSFSFLNSKNSNDLMAGQLKNNKTYWFPQAEFQYAAANEFKFYGGVDGGLKLNTYADLLQQNPFILSDQYLRPTETKYHFYVGLRGDIDETFKYDVAAGFGKMKDIMFFKANGLFDNTYPLNPWAYNYANTFSAIYDDGNVSDIKGSLQYFPLANLILDGEVKFTKFDLKNYEEIYNVPLLTASIGAKYTMLDKKLLLGFKGIFASDRTTNSFMIEGVGSPMMYQSTEDTNDKVGGYADLNLSAEYKIHKNFSIFALGNNLLSSKYQTYKGYKVLGAQILGGVKITF is encoded by the coding sequence ATGAACAAAAGAATTCAATTATTATCCATCATATTCCTGGGACTTTCGTCAGTGGCGTTTTCCCAAATCAAAGAAGAGAAACTGATTCTCAATAAAAAAAGAGAACCGGAAGTAAAAAAGATTGAAAAAAAGAAAACTTCGGTAGAAACCATCAAGAATTATCCGCCGGAAGAAAAATCTCAGAATCCTGTAAAATATACAATTACGGACGTTCCTGCAGTTTCAGATTTTAAAACCTCCACTATTCAGGGGCAGGATGTGACTCCCAAATTTGAAGGGACCGCTCAGAATAATTACGTCCAGTTCGGAATGGGTAATTACGGCAAAATTTTGGGAGATGCTAACATTTCGGCGAGACTGCGAGATAGGCTTGAAGTAGGGCTGGATGCGCACTTCCTTTCTACATTGGGGCTGAAGAAAGAGTATCCATGGGATTCGAAACAAAGTTCGACAACTTTGGGAGCCTTCCTGAACTCTTACGGAGATAAAGGAAAGTTCAACCTGAATGCCGAATATGGCTTAAACAGTAATAACTATTATGGTATTTATGCACTAGAGCCGGGAGATGTGGATCTGGACCAGCGGGTAAACCAGTTTAAGGTAAACGGATATTATGACTTTTATTCCAACGAGATTTTAAATGATGTAAGAGTAAAATCTTCATTTTTAAAAGATCATTTTGATGCTCAGGAAAATCAGGTGTCCATATTAGCTAATCTTTCGAAGCATGCTGTGGAAATCGGAAAATCGGGAATTAACCTGAACGCTGATTTAGGTGTTGGACTAGAAGCGGTGAACAGTGAATTCGCGATCAGGGATAACAATACATCGAACTTTGTTAATACCAGTCTTACCCCTAAAGTTACTTTCAGAAAAGGAGAGTCTTATCTAATGTTAGGATCATCATTTTCGTTTCTGAATTCAAAAAATTCGAACGATCTGATGGCTGGGCAGTTAAAAAATAATAAAACCTACTGGTTTCCACAGGCAGAATTTCAATATGCCGCTGCTAATGAATTCAAATTCTATGGTGGCGTTGACGGAGGCTTAAAGTTAAATACATATGCTGATTTACTGCAGCAGAACCCTTTCATTCTCTCGGATCAATATTTAAGACCAACGGAAACGAAATATCATTTCTATGTAGGTTTAAGAGGTGATATTGATGAAACTTTTAAATATGATGTGGCTGCGGGATTCGGAAAGATGAAGGATATCATGTTCTTTAAAGCCAACGGCCTGTTTGATAACACCTATCCTTTAAACCCTTGGGCATATAATTATGCCAATACATTCTCTGCCATTTATGATGACGGAAATGTGAGTGATATTAAAGGAAGCCTCCAGTATTTTCCTTTGGCCAATTTAATATTGGACGGAGAGGTGAAATTTACCAAATTCGACCTGAAAAATTACGAGGAAATCTACAATGTGCCCTTACTTACTGCCAGTATCGGGGCAAAATATACCATGTTGGATAAAAAATTATTGCTTGGTTTTAAAGGGATTTTTGCCAGTGACAGAACGACGAATTCCTTTATGATTGAGGGAGTTGGCAGTCCCATGATGTACCAGTCTACAGAGGATACAAATGACAAAGTTGGGGGGTATGCAGATTTAAATCTTTCGGCAGAGTATAAAATTCACAAAAATTTCAGTATTTTTGCACTCGGAAACAATCTTCTGAGCTCAAAATACCAGACGTACAAAGGATATAAAGTTCTTGGTGCACAGATTTTGGGAGGTGTGAAGATTACTTTCTAA
- a CDS encoding tetratricopeptide repeat protein, with the protein MKSKKILLAAAVFYFGISEAQQSQYFTQREDYRFNLAENLYQTKIYNASQYEYARQYFYNQNLSRSKREAAQFFDNVIGVILQKNHAEEGLTAFIKEYPNSAYFAQANLPLADYYLAKKDFEKALETLKNVNQYQLSKEENTQYILKLGYAKFMMGDSKGATDALEEAYKTADDSQKGDIAYMLGHLYYSNRQNDKAFQYFDSVKDQPKYSKLVRPYYVQMYYNDKDYDKAVSEGTLLLNEDISDFYKAEVHKIIGESYFMKNDYTSAYPHLKDYLSVQQNPSENDLYEMGFVAAKLKKYDEAVSYYNQLLNSNSALAQNAYYQLGNAYLAVDKKQEALSAFRSSYQMNYDPKVKKLAHEQYAKLSYDIGNPFESPSAVIQSYINENQNAANASEMRSILVKSYLYSGNFKETLNAIDKLQSSSPDIDKVDQEVSYLLGTEEFNKGNYDGAEQYFLRSLGFNINKEFNNRALYWLGQVYYQKANYPSAIVRYEKLLNETFPEKQQLPYDLGYAYFKSKKFDQAETYFKQYLNNPKPEFKNDAELRLADINYANNNLNEAIAIYDKNEDATDYTLYQKAMALGFKGDTQAKITNLKNLLSKYPGSEYYDDAQYEIGTAYAAQDDFANANDFFGKVIKTSSDKDLIANASIYRAQNYIDQNQNEKALSELKSLGEQYRNTAYAEKIVQAAKPVFTKNGDVAGYESFAKNIGVNVDASEIDEINLSTAKQYFTKKDYKNAISYYEKYLTQNPTGEGLYQAKYELGESYYQTKNATKALLVLQEVANVQNDYQDDAQTRLAQIYMAQGNQAEARKYLENIKNSSDVNVKNYANVELMKLYADEKNFAQAEKLADAVIANNKNSTAVIETAKVIKARSLMNSGKDKDAQNAYTSLEKSSNTEVAAEALYAKAFYQNKGKAFKSSNETIFKLANNYASEEYWGAKALVLMARNYVGLKDNYQASYTCDQIINNYKDFPEIVAEAKEVKKSIKK; encoded by the coding sequence ATGAAATCAAAAAAAATACTTTTAGCGGCTGCTGTGTTTTATTTCGGGATTTCCGAAGCGCAACAGTCTCAATACTTTACCCAAAGAGAGGACTACAGGTTCAATCTGGCAGAGAATCTTTACCAGACCAAAATATACAACGCTTCCCAGTATGAATATGCACGACAATATTTTTATAACCAGAATTTATCGAGATCAAAAAGAGAAGCGGCCCAGTTTTTTGATAATGTAATAGGTGTTATTCTTCAGAAAAATCATGCTGAAGAAGGACTGACTGCCTTCATAAAAGAATATCCGAACTCTGCTTATTTTGCCCAGGCTAATTTACCGCTGGCGGACTATTATCTTGCTAAAAAAGATTTTGAAAAAGCACTGGAAACTCTGAAAAATGTGAATCAGTACCAACTGTCAAAAGAAGAAAATACACAGTATATTCTGAAGCTGGGATACGCTAAATTTATGATGGGCGATTCCAAAGGTGCAACCGATGCACTGGAAGAGGCTTATAAGACGGCAGATGATTCTCAGAAAGGAGATATTGCGTACATGTTGGGTCACCTGTATTATTCAAACCGACAGAACGATAAAGCTTTCCAGTATTTTGACTCGGTAAAAGACCAGCCGAAATATTCGAAACTGGTACGTCCGTATTACGTTCAGATGTATTATAACGATAAAGATTATGATAAAGCTGTTTCAGAGGGTACTCTTCTGCTGAATGAAGATATTTCAGATTTCTATAAAGCTGAGGTTCATAAGATCATAGGGGAGAGCTATTTCATGAAAAATGATTATACTTCCGCCTATCCGCATCTTAAAGATTACCTGAGTGTTCAGCAGAATCCGTCTGAAAACGATCTGTATGAAATGGGATTTGTTGCCGCTAAACTGAAAAAATATGACGAGGCGGTTTCCTATTATAACCAATTGCTGAACAGCAACTCTGCATTGGCTCAGAATGCTTACTATCAGCTCGGTAATGCTTATCTGGCAGTTGATAAAAAGCAGGAAGCCCTTTCTGCTTTCCGTTCTTCTTACCAGATGAATTATGATCCGAAGGTCAAAAAACTGGCACACGAGCAATATGCAAAGTTAAGCTATGATATCGGTAACCCTTTTGAAAGTCCTTCAGCGGTCATTCAAAGCTATATTAACGAAAATCAGAATGCGGCAAACGCTTCTGAAATGAGATCGATTCTTGTGAAATCCTATCTGTATTCCGGAAACTTCAAAGAAACCCTGAATGCTATTGATAAACTCCAGAGTTCTTCTCCCGATATCGATAAAGTAGATCAGGAGGTTTCCTACCTTCTGGGAACGGAAGAATTCAACAAAGGAAATTATGATGGGGCAGAGCAGTACTTCCTGCGAAGTTTAGGTTTTAACATCAATAAGGAATTTAACAACAGGGCTTTGTATTGGTTAGGTCAGGTCTATTATCAAAAAGCAAATTATCCGTCTGCAATCGTGCGTTATGAAAAATTACTGAACGAAACTTTTCCTGAAAAGCAGCAGTTACCCTATGATCTTGGATATGCTTATTTTAAATCTAAAAAATTTGACCAGGCGGAAACTTATTTTAAGCAATACCTGAACAATCCGAAACCTGAGTTTAAAAATGATGCAGAACTTCGTCTGGCAGATATTAATTATGCTAATAATAATCTGAATGAAGCCATCGCCATTTATGACAAAAACGAGGATGCTACAGATTATACTTTATACCAGAAAGCAATGGCGTTAGGGTTTAAAGGAGATACACAGGCGAAAATTACCAATTTAAAAAATCTGTTGTCAAAATATCCGGGATCCGAGTATTATGACGATGCCCAGTACGAAATCGGAACTGCTTATGCAGCGCAGGACGATTTTGCCAATGCCAATGATTTCTTTGGGAAAGTGATTAAAACTTCTTCGGATAAAGATCTTATTGCCAATGCTTCGATTTACAGAGCGCAGAATTATATCGATCAGAACCAGAACGAAAAGGCCTTATCTGAATTGAAATCGCTGGGTGAACAATACAGAAACACAGCGTATGCAGAAAAGATTGTTCAGGCTGCGAAACCTGTATTCACTAAAAACGGAGATGTTGCAGGATATGAAAGTTTTGCAAAAAATATAGGGGTGAATGTAGATGCATCTGAAATTGATGAAATCAATCTTTCCACAGCGAAGCAGTACTTTACAAAAAAGGATTATAAAAATGCCATCTCCTATTACGAGAAATATTTAACCCAGAATCCTACAGGAGAAGGACTTTACCAGGCCAAATATGAGCTGGGAGAGAGCTATTATCAGACGAAGAATGCGACAAAGGCATTATTGGTTTTACAGGAAGTTGCTAATGTCCAGAACGATTATCAGGATGATGCACAGACCCGTTTGGCTCAAATCTATATGGCACAGGGTAATCAGGCTGAAGCCAGAAAGTACCTGGAAAATATTAAAAATTCTTCAGACGTTAATGTTAAAAATTATGCAAATGTAGAGCTGATGAAGCTGTATGCGGATGAAAAGAATTTCGCCCAGGCTGAGAAACTGGCGGATGCTGTTATTGCCAATAACAAAAATTCTACTGCAGTCATTGAAACGGCAAAAGTGATCAAAGCCAGAAGCCTGATGAATTCCGGTAAAGATAAAGACGCCCAAAACGCGTATACTTCTCTGGAAAAATCTTCCAATACCGAAGTGGCGGCAGAAGCACTGTATGCAAAAGCATTCTATCAGAACAAAGGAAAAGCTTTCAAATCCTCCAATGAAACGATCTTTAAGCTGGCCAACAATTATGCATCGGAAGAGTACTGGGGTGCTAAGGCTCTGGTCCTGATGGCTAGGAATTATGTAGGCTTAAAAGATAACTACCAGGCAAGTTACACCTGTGATCAGATCATTAATAATTATAAAGATTTCCCAGAGATTGTAGCTGAAGCCAAAGAGGTTAAAAAATCGATTAAAAAGTAA
- a CDS encoding IS982 family transposase — protein MILKDQITNIFVQIDDFCKEFAAQIKKMKKQALGDSKKRRNRTSRMSDSEIITIMIGFHLGAHKTFKHYYKEIVCGYWKDLFPTSLSYNRFIELQQRNFVVLALFLKEKCLGKCTGISFMDSTALRVCRNQRIHNHKVFKGLAERGKSSMGWFYGFKLHLVCNEKGELLSFYLTKGNVDDRNPKHIKKMTQQLFGKLFADKGYLSKALWEMLFAEGIQLFTKLRKNMKNHIMKMEDKILLRKRAIIETINDELKNHCQIEHTRHRSVNNFIINILGGLTAYCFFPKKPSLNLNKGNDGQLFLQFA, from the coding sequence ATGATTTTGAAAGACCAAATTACAAATATTTTTGTACAAATTGATGATTTTTGTAAAGAGTTTGCTGCTCAAATTAAAAAAATGAAAAAACAGGCCCTTGGGGATAGCAAGAAAAGAAGAAACAGAACATCCAGAATGTCTGATTCTGAAATTATCACCATCATGATAGGATTTCACTTAGGTGCCCACAAAACATTTAAGCATTATTACAAAGAAATAGTTTGTGGGTATTGGAAAGATTTATTTCCCACCAGTCTTTCATACAATCGGTTTATTGAACTTCAGCAAAGAAACTTTGTGGTTTTGGCCTTGTTTCTGAAAGAAAAATGTTTGGGAAAATGCACCGGAATAAGTTTTATGGATAGTACAGCTCTGAGAGTTTGCAGAAATCAAAGAATACACAATCATAAAGTTTTCAAAGGTTTGGCAGAACGTGGAAAATCTTCAATGGGTTGGTTTTATGGCTTTAAGCTTCATTTGGTTTGTAATGAAAAAGGAGAACTCTTATCCTTTTATTTAACAAAAGGAAATGTAGATGACCGAAATCCAAAACATATAAAAAAAATGACTCAGCAGCTGTTTGGAAAATTATTTGCAGATAAAGGATATCTTTCAAAAGCTCTATGGGAAATGCTTTTCGCTGAAGGCATTCAGCTTTTTACCAAACTCCGAAAAAATATGAAAAATCATATTATGAAGATGGAAGACAAAATTTTATTAAGAAAAAGAGCAATAATTGAGACTATAAATGATGAACTTAAAAATCATTGCCAGATAGAACATACCAGACATAGAAGTGTGAACAATTTTATAATCAATATTTTGGGAGGATTAACCGCATATTGCTTCTTCCCTAAAAAACCCTCACTAAACCTCAATAAAGGAAATGACGGCCAATTGTTTTTACAATTCGCTTAA
- a CDS encoding M43 family zinc metalloprotease, with amino-acid sequence MTKSIFSKISLMLTVFAVIGTVNAQHKELRIKMQSTEANACPLGVERCATNEHEEALRAKFPGRLTTEQFESWLAPLIEKSKLNKSQNGNIITIPVVVHVIHSGQNIGVAPNIPDAQVISQITVMNNDFRKLANTPGFNSNLVGADTEIQFALAKVDPDGNPTNGIDRKNLCQDYWSLEHIDSIVKPQTIWDPTRYMNMWSIDFARSGLLGYAQFPDSGLPGLAATGGLADTDGVVAVYSTFGSMDYNDGTFLMQPGYDRGRTMTHEVGHFIGLKHIWGEDACGTDYCADTPTAHSANYICNTAKPSCDDPAVYEMVQNYMDYTHDTCMNIYTNDQKTRMRAVMDNSPRRMELKTSLADQAIPLFPNDAEIRYEGGCAAGVSNCGSGVLRIVLYNRGSSNLTSSVISYSFNGGPAQTYNWTGNLAQDKSDVILIPVDPTAPSSPVSASIVSVNGSADQRASNNVSSGNYIKPATPEYFDTTVVTFKLQRDRYGSETKWNLKNSAGQVIKSGSYSNTQTGQPDPSLITQTWTLPQDCYVFTISDDYGDGLSDGAYVDLSTSSGQVIFHATDNFTYYTTKAFTTQNNLGAGGDTRVQKVGIYPNPTGDIINITNISGKTNFEIHNMVGQIIKKGEIINKQVPVSELSTGAYIITINNDTISEDIKFIKK; translated from the coding sequence ATGACTAAATCTATTTTTTCTAAGATTTCCTTAATGCTAACTGTTTTTGCTGTTATCGGAACAGTAAATGCACAACATAAAGAATTAAGGATTAAAATGCAATCAACAGAAGCGAATGCATGCCCTCTGGGGGTCGAGCGATGTGCAACCAACGAGCATGAAGAAGCATTAAGGGCCAAGTTTCCTGGAAGACTTACCACGGAACAATTTGAATCCTGGCTGGCTCCTTTAATTGAAAAAAGCAAGCTGAATAAATCTCAGAACGGAAACATTATCACTATTCCTGTAGTTGTGCATGTTATCCATAGCGGACAGAATATTGGTGTAGCTCCAAATATTCCGGATGCCCAGGTAATCTCTCAAATCACGGTCATGAACAATGACTTCCGAAAATTAGCAAATACCCCTGGATTTAATTCTAATCTGGTAGGGGCCGATACAGAAATACAATTTGCCCTCGCTAAAGTAGATCCGGATGGAAACCCAACTAATGGCATCGATAGAAAAAATCTCTGTCAGGATTACTGGAGCTTAGAACATATCGACAGTATTGTAAAACCTCAGACCATCTGGGATCCCACAAGATATATGAATATGTGGAGTATTGATTTTGCAAGAAGCGGACTTTTGGGATATGCCCAGTTTCCCGACTCTGGACTCCCAGGATTAGCAGCAACCGGAGGGTTAGCTGATACAGATGGCGTAGTTGCAGTGTACAGTACTTTCGGAAGTATGGATTACAATGACGGAACATTTCTTATGCAGCCCGGTTACGACAGAGGGCGAACAATGACCCATGAAGTTGGGCATTTTATAGGATTGAAGCACATCTGGGGAGAGGACGCATGTGGAACAGATTATTGCGCAGATACCCCTACGGCACACAGTGCCAATTATATATGCAATACAGCCAAACCCAGCTGTGATGATCCGGCAGTATATGAGATGGTTCAGAATTACATGGATTACACCCATGATACCTGTATGAACATTTACACCAATGATCAGAAAACAAGAATGAGAGCAGTCATGGATAATTCTCCAAGGAGAATGGAACTGAAAACCTCTCTGGCAGATCAGGCTATTCCGTTATTTCCCAATGATGCCGAAATAAGGTACGAAGGAGGCTGTGCTGCCGGTGTATCTAACTGCGGTTCCGGTGTACTGCGCATCGTTCTTTATAACCGAGGAAGCAGCAATCTCACATCATCGGTAATTTCTTACTCTTTTAACGGAGGCCCTGCCCAGACTTATAACTGGACCGGTAATTTAGCTCAGGATAAATCCGATGTGATTCTTATTCCTGTGGATCCTACGGCACCGTCTTCACCGGTTTCTGCTTCTATCGTATCTGTAAATGGAAGCGCTGACCAAAGAGCTAGCAATAATGTTTCTTCTGGAAATTATATAAAACCCGCAACACCCGAGTATTTTGACACCACCGTTGTAACATTCAAATTACAGAGAGACCGGTATGGCAGTGAAACAAAATGGAATTTAAAAAACAGTGCAGGACAGGTCATCAAATCAGGATCATATTCCAATACCCAGACTGGACAGCCCGATCCTTCGCTGATCACACAAACGTGGACCTTACCCCAGGACTGCTATGTATTTACCATTTCTGATGATTACGGAGATGGCTTAAGTGATGGTGCCTACGTAGATTTATCAACAAGTTCAGGACAGGTTATTTTTCATGCTACTGATAATTTTACTTATTATACTACAAAAGCATTTACAACTCAAAACAATTTAGGGGCAGGCGGCGATACAAGGGTCCAAAAAGTTGGTATATATCCTAATCCGACCGGTGATATCATCAATATTACGAACATTTCAGGAAAAACAAACTTTGAAATCCATAATATGGTAGGTCAAATCATTAAAAAAGGAGAAATCATCAATAAACAGGTGCCTGTTTCTGAACTTAGTACCGGCGCATATATTATAACAATTAATAACGATACCATATCTGAAGATATTAAATTCATTAAGAAATAA